The Synechococcus sp. RS9909 genomic interval GCGCCCCTCCCAGCGCTCCCTGCGATAGCGGTTCATGTGCACGGGTGTGTTCCAGAGGCCGAGCTTCTTCAGCTCCCGTTCGACGATCGGATAGGCGCCCTCGGGCAGGGCCAGGCTGGGGAACTGCTGCAGATCGTCCAGGCGGATGGGGTCTTGTTTCAGTAAGGGGTGATCCGCTTTCACCAGCAGGTGCAGTGGCATGCCACAGAGGGGAACGGCACAGAGGTCGGGGTCGTTCTCGTCGGGGAGGTCCGGCAGGCCGCAGATCCAGGCATCGCAGATCCTGCGACGCAACAGAGACAGGTTCGGCTCCATGCCGACCAGATTGGAGAGCCCGGCGATCCAGCCGCTGGGCTCGGGGTCGCAGAGCAGGGGCAGGCTCCAGTAGGTCGCCTCCAGGCGCAGGGGACGCAGGCCCGCCAGGCGGGCTTTCTGGTGCACCTCCCGTTCCAGGTTCAGCAGGGTCTGGTCGCCGCTCAGGCCCCACTCCTGATCGTTTTTCTCCAAGCTGATGCCGAAGCTTTTGGCGCAGATCCGCTGCCGGCGGCTCACCGATGACTGGTCGAGCTTCAACCGGGTGGCCACCTCTCGACCGGTGCGCAACCAGATCAAGCCGTCCAGGCAGGCCAGCGTGTCGAGGTCAACCATGGCTGTGGTGCAAAAGCCATCGTTGGATGGAAGCCCTTGACGAGACTTGAACTCGTGACCTCTCCCTTACCAAGGGAGTGCTCTACCGCTGAGCTACAAGGGCATGTGGAAGGTGGGCCGGGTTGGATTTGAACCAACGTAGGCAGAGCCAGCGGATTTACAGTCCGCCCCCATTAACCACTCGGGCACCGACCCGAACCACACCGCAAGAACTTACCAGCCCGAGGGGCCCGCACCCCTCGATACGATCGAGCCCACATGCACCGCATCGGGCCATGCGCCTTCTGCTGCTTAATGGCCCCAATCTCAACCTGCTCGGTCGGCGTGAGCCTGGGTTGTATGGCCAGCAGAGCCTGGCGGCGATCGAGCAGTCGCTCCAGGAGCGAGCAGCGGCGGCAGGGGTGGCACTCGACTGCTTCCAGAGCAATGTGGAAGGGGCCCTTGTGGAGCGGATCCACCAGGCCATGGGTCAGGCGGATGGAATCCTGATCAATGCGGGTGCTTACACCCACACCTCGATCGCTCTGCGCGATGCCCTGCTGGGGGTGGCCATCCCCTTCGTGGAGCTCCACCTGAGCAACACCCATGCCCGCGAACCGTTCCGTCATCACTCCTACCTGGCGGATCGCGCCGTTGGCGTGGTGAGTGGGTTCGGGGCCACCAGCTACACCCTCGCCTTCGATGGATTGCTGCTGCATCTGAGGGCTGCAGCGGCTGGGGGCTGAGCGGCGATGGTGGCGAGCATCCGTTGGTTGGCCGCGCCCACCAGTGAGGCCTGGGTGGAGCAGGCGATCGCGCGGCCGATCGAGGTCTTGATCGATCACGCCCATTGCGAACGCAAGGCGGCGGGAGCGGCGGTGCAGCTGATGTTCCGCTATCTCTGCGAGCCCGGTCTGGGCGAGGCGCTCAGTCCGCTGGCTCGCGAGGAGCTGGAGCATTTTGAGCAGGTGCTTGCGTTGCTGCAGGCGCGTGGACGCTATCTCGAGCCCTTGCCCTCACCGGGATACGGCGCCCAGCTGGCCAAGCAGGTGCGCCGGGGTGAGCCCGAGCGCATGCTTGATTCCTTCCTGGTTGCCGGCCTGATCGAGGCGCGCAGCCATGAGCGCATGGCGCTGCTGGCGCAGCACAGTCCGGATCCGGAGCTGCGCGATCTCTACGCCAGCCTGCTGCAGAGCGAGGCCCGCCATTTCGGTCTCTATTGGGTGCTGTGCGAGGAGCGCTGGCCACGCGAGCTGATCGTTCCCCGCTTGCAGGCATTGGCATTCGCTGAGGTGGCGGCCCTCTCGGGTGATCTGGAGCGCCCCGAGGATGTGCGCATGCATTCCGTTGGGATCCGCAAGCAAAGTCCAAAAGAAGCCTGAAGAGACGCGCCAGTCTTTGTGGGCGGTTTTAAGATTGACCCAGTTCTTGCGTGTTGCGTGATGACCGATTCGGCGGTGACGGTGAAGGCCACCGTGGCGGCGGCCGTGGCTGATTCCCTGCAGGCCCTGCGCAATGGCACCACCGATGAACAGTGGAATGGCCTCAAGGCCAATCCCCTCGTGCGTGATCTGATCGGTCGTTGCGCCGATCTCGAGGCCGCCCTGCTCCTCGATGACGCCCCCGCGACCGGCTGTCGGCGGCCGCCGCAACGGCTGCAGGCGCCGGTGGAGGCCCGGCTGCTTCTCGCAGCCTGAGGGGACGATCAGTCGAGGCGCGGGTACTGACGTGCGATCGGGTCGCCCGTGAACCGGGCGACCCAGCCTTCCGGGTTGTTGAAGAAGCGGATGGCACAGAACGAGGGGCGCGATCCCATGTCGAACCAGTGCTTGGTGCCAGCGGG includes:
- a CDS encoding LysR substrate-binding domain-containing protein, with translation MVDLDTLACLDGLIWLRTGREVATRLKLDQSSVSRRQRICAKSFGISLEKNDQEWGLSGDQTLLNLEREVHQKARLAGLRPLRLEATYWSLPLLCDPEPSGWIAGLSNLVGMEPNLSLLRRRICDAWICGLPDLPDENDPDLCAVPLCGMPLHLLVKADHPLLKQDPIRLDDLQQFPSLALPEGAYPIVERELKKLGLWNTPVHMNRYRRERWEGRSAKDVTIAYGHCLSQAVSGDGLVPLPITLPFRSGEALLLQRDLRDEPAVASLIHTLKERLAHLQPRFPELALAA
- a CDS encoding tRNA-(ms[2]io[6]A)-hydroxylase — encoded protein: MVASIRWLAAPTSEAWVEQAIARPIEVLIDHAHCERKAAGAAVQLMFRYLCEPGLGEALSPLAREELEHFEQVLALLQARGRYLEPLPSPGYGAQLAKQVRRGEPERMLDSFLVAGLIEARSHERMALLAQHSPDPELRDLYASLLQSEARHFGLYWVLCEERWPRELIVPRLQALAFAEVAALSGDLERPEDVRMHSVGIRKQSPKEA
- the aroQ gene encoding type II 3-dehydroquinate dehydratase — protein: MRLLLLNGPNLNLLGRREPGLYGQQSLAAIEQSLQERAAAAGVALDCFQSNVEGALVERIHQAMGQADGILINAGAYTHTSIALRDALLGVAIPFVELHLSNTHAREPFRHHSYLADRAVGVVSGFGATSYTLAFDGLLLHLRAAAAGG